A stretch of the Vitis riparia cultivar Riparia Gloire de Montpellier isolate 1030 chromosome 13, EGFV_Vit.rip_1.0, whole genome shotgun sequence genome encodes the following:
- the LOC117929316 gene encoding putative serine/threonine-protein kinase-like protein CCR3, producing the protein MTMTPLSVAVAAVVTVVIAAVSSPALVHGLGSGSTLAVSYGSGAVCGVVAGERYQRIECYRGGETISIEPNISSFSSISGGRDFFCGLRSGGFALFCWNTSFVAKRIYFNYTVLLENLAVGDDQVCATVNGTGVVKCWRGENSSSLSESSQFSSISSGLGFSCGILVNNGTVQCWGSNTIANQIQQEFGNTPMLSIMAGGSHVCGLNTTGYLLCEGSNDSGQLNVPSGSAYEFSNLSLGENHSCAIRQSNGSVVCWGGGGEFSTNATNGISFESIVSGLNFTCGLITTNYSIICWGPGWPSSSVSGLGLSPLPLSIILPGPCVQSSSCECVYPGSQYLCYGSEVVCKPCRVLVPGSPVPLSPVSPPSVSPPPSSPSRALSRGLLAFAIVGSVGAFSGICTIIYCLWTGVCCGHKKIHNSVQPTIARGNSNGGANSNSSPPSRSLTIRRQSSRAMRRQRSGTSSKHTDRAEEFALSELAAATDNFSLENKIGAGSFGVVYKGKLPDGREVAIKRGETGLKTKKFQEKESAFDSELAFLSRLHHKHLVRLVGFCQEMDERLLVYEYMKNGALYDHLHDKNNIEKSSNVLNSWKLRIRISLDAARGIEYLHNYAVPPIIHRDIKSSNILLDANWTARVSDFGLSLMGPDSSHSFRPMKAAGTVGYIDPEYYGLNVLTAKSDVYGLGVVLLELLTGKRAIFKDGENGGTPISVVDFAVPAIIAGELMKVLDPRVGPPQTNEAEAVELVAYTAMHCVNLEGKERPTMADIVANLERALALCEDSHGSISSGTISIVSD; encoded by the coding sequence ATGACGATGACACCCCTTTCCGTCGCCGTCGCAGCAGTCGTCACCGTTGTCATCGCTGCGGTTTCTTCTCCGGCGCTGGTTCATGGGCTGGGCTCGGGCTCCACTCTCGCCGTCAGCTACGGCTCGGGGGCGGTCTGCGGCGTCGTGGCCGGGGAGCGGTACCAGAGAATCGAGTGTTACCGGGGCGGCGAAACCATCTCCATCGAGCCCAACATTTCCTCCTTCTCGTCCATCTCCGGCGGCCGGGACTTCTTCTGCGGCCTGAGGTCCGGGGGTTTCGCCCTGTTCTGCTGGAACACTAGCTTCGTGGCGAAAAGAATTTACTTCAATTACACAGTTCTGCTGGAGAATCTCGCAGTGGGTGACGATCAGGTGTGCGCGACGGTAAACGGTACCGGAGTTGTGAAGTGCTGGAGAGGTGAAAACTCGAGTTCCCTGTCTGAGTCCAGtcaattttcttcaatttcatcTGGGTTAGGATTTTCCTGCGGTATTTTGGTTAATAATGGAACCGTTCAATGTTGGGGAAGTAACACAATTGCGAATCAAATTCAACAAGAGTTTGGAAATACTCCGATGTTGAGTATTATGGCGGGCGGTTCACACGTTTGTGGATTGAACACAACTGGGTATTTGTTGTGTGAAGGGAGTAACGATTCAGGGCAGTTGAATGTTCCTTCTGGTTCAGCTTATGAGTTTTCGAATCTGTCGCTTGGAGAGAATCATAGTTGTGCCATTCGGCAATCTAATGGATCAGTTGTGTGTTGGGGTGGTGGAGGAGAGTTCTCAACCAATGCAACTAATGGTATTTCTTTTGAATCCATTGTTTCTGGATTGAATTTTACTTGTGGATTGATAACAACTAATTATTCAATAATTTGTTGGGGTCCTGGGTGGCCTAGTAGCTCTGTTTCTGGGCTTGGATTGAGCCCTCTGCCTTTGTCCATCATTCTTCCAGGACCCTGCGTTCAGTCTTCTTCTTGTGAGTGTGTCTATCCTGGGTCTCAATACCTCTGTTACGGTTCTGAGGTTGTTTGCAAGCCTTGTAGAGTTTTGGTACCAGGGTCGCCGGTGCCATTATCACCGGTGTCACCGCCGTCAGTTTCTCCACCACCGTCGTCTCCGTCCAGGGCTTTATCAAGGGGTTTATTAGCTTTTGCCATTGTCGGATCAGTCGGGGCCTTTTCGGGCATTTGCACCATAATTTACTGCTTGTGGACTGGAGTTTGTTGTGGGCACAAGAAAATCCACAACTCTGTGCAGCCAACAATTGCTCGAGGCAATTCTAATGGTGGTGCAAACTCAAATAGTAGCCCCCCTTCAAGATCTTTGACCATAAGGCGCCAGAGCTCGCGGGCAATGAGGCGTCAGAGGAGTGGGACTTCATCAAAACACACAGACAGGGCAGAGGAGTTTGCTCTCTCAGAGCTTGCAGCAGCCACCGATAATTTCTCCCTGGAGAACAAGATTGGAGCAGGCAGCTTTGGGGTTGTGTACAAGGGAAAATTACCTGATGGTCGTGAGGTTGCGATCAAGAGAGGCGAGACTGGTCTAAAGACCAAGAAGTTTCAAGAGAAGGAGAGTGCATTTGACTCTGAATTGGCCTTCTTATCGCGGCTTCACCACAAACACTTGGTCAGGCTTGTTGGGTTTTGCCAAGAAATGGATGAAAGGCTTTTGGTGTATGAGTACATGAAAAATGGTGCGCTCTATGATCATTTGCATGACAAAAACAATATCGAAAAGAGTAGTAATGTGTTGAATTCATGGAAGTTGAGGATCAGAATCTCATTAGATGCTGCAAGGGGGATAGAATACCTTCATAACTATGCAGTCCCGCCTATAATTCACAGAGACATCAAGTCCTCCAACATTCTGCTCGATGCCAATTGGACTGCTAGAGTGTCTGATTTTGGGTTGTCACTGATGGGGCCAGACTCCAGCCATAGTTTCAGGCCGATGAAGGCAGCTGGAACAGTTGGTTACATTGATCCTGAGTACTATGGACTAAATGTATTAACAGCAAAGAGCGATGTCTATGGGCTTGGAGTTGTTTTGCTGGAGCTTTTGACAGGGAAGAGAGCGATATTCAAGGATGGTGAAAATGGGGGGACTCCCATTAGTGTGGTGGACTTTGCAGTGCCGGCAATTATTGCCGGAGAACTGATGAAGGTCTTGGATCCGAGGGTTGGGCCACCGCAGACGAATGAAGCGGAGGCGGTTGAGCTGGTGGCTTACACTGCAATGCATTGTGTGAACTTGGAGGGGAAGGAAAGGCCAACCATGGCTGACATTGTAGCTAATTTGGAACGTGCATTGGCTCTCTGTGAAGACAGCCATGGCAGCATCTCTAGTGGTACAATTTCCATTGTTTCAGATTGA